Proteins encoded together in one Nocardioides marinisabuli window:
- a CDS encoding DUF5994 family protein — protein MTTATAPPTTSTAPGLEPTGLRLRLADHQGHDHLDGGWWPHSRDLSAELRRLVDDFPPERGRVVRVLYSPPDWDNRPVRSLPVAAGQVKVGFFPHDDTHLVHLTMSDRSVWLLAVVPPGFSADQGDEALLAAATSGNQHSAADLLHTVEGEAASVPADHWARGS, from the coding sequence ATGACGACGGCCACCGCACCTCCCACCACCTCCACGGCTCCCGGCCTCGAGCCGACCGGGCTGCGGCTCCGGCTCGCCGACCACCAGGGGCACGACCACCTCGACGGCGGGTGGTGGCCGCACAGCCGCGACCTGAGCGCCGAGCTGCGCCGGCTCGTCGACGACTTCCCGCCCGAGCGGGGGCGCGTCGTGCGGGTCCTCTACTCCCCGCCCGACTGGGACAACCGCCCCGTCCGCTCCCTGCCGGTCGCCGCGGGCCAGGTGAAGGTCGGCTTCTTCCCCCACGACGACACCCACCTGGTGCACCTGACGATGTCGGACCGCAGCGTGTGGCTGCTGGCCGTCGTGCCGCCCGGGTTCAGCGCCGACCAGGGCGACGAGGCCCTCCTGGCCGCCGCGACCTCCGGCAACCAGCACTCCGCCGCCGACCTGCTGCACACGGTCGAGGGCGAGGCCGCGAGCGTGCCGGCCGACCACTGGGCCCGGGGCAGCTGA
- a CDS encoding DUF2461 domain-containing protein translates to MTPPPTERTGTPEGSTGFTGFPSAALDFYDDLEVDNTKSFWEAHKHVYAESVKAPMTALCAALEPEFGQAKIFRPYRDVRFAKDKTPYKTHQGAFVPVGPATGWYVELSPRGLRTGAGFYEAAGTRLASFREAVAHERFGRELEQMVAGLVAAGFELGGERLKTSPRGFDADHPRIELLRHKSLTLGRDHGFGPEIHTPAALDLVRDDWRTLRPLVEWLQRHCQD, encoded by the coding sequence ATGACGCCACCACCGACCGAGCGGACGGGCACGCCGGAGGGGTCCACGGGGTTCACCGGCTTCCCGAGCGCCGCCCTCGACTTCTACGACGACCTCGAGGTCGACAACACCAAGTCGTTCTGGGAGGCCCACAAGCACGTCTACGCCGAGTCGGTGAAGGCGCCGATGACGGCGCTGTGCGCGGCCCTGGAGCCCGAGTTCGGGCAGGCCAAGATCTTCCGGCCCTACCGCGACGTGCGCTTCGCGAAGGACAAGACGCCGTACAAGACGCACCAGGGCGCGTTCGTGCCGGTCGGGCCGGCCACCGGCTGGTACGTCGAGCTGTCACCGCGGGGGCTGCGCACCGGCGCCGGCTTCTACGAGGCCGCCGGCACCAGGCTGGCCTCGTTCCGGGAGGCGGTGGCCCACGAGCGGTTCGGGCGCGAGCTGGAGCAGATGGTCGCCGGGCTCGTCGCCGCGGGCTTCGAGCTGGGCGGCGAGCGGCTCAAGACCTCGCCGCGCGGCTTCGACGCCGACCACCCGCGCATCGAGCTGCTGCGGCACAAGTCGCTGACCCTGGGCCGCGACCACGGCTTCGGCCCCGAGATCCACACCCCGGCCGCGCTCGACCTGGTGCGCGACGACTGGCGCACGCTGCGCCCGCTCGTCGAGTGGCTCCAGCGCCACTGCCAGGACTGA
- a CDS encoding nuclear transport factor 2 family protein — protein MTTSLPSAISSPAVEWHASLEEHPARLASMRSYSAVAKGDLEEWLGVYAEDAVLEDPVGPSMFDPEGRGHHGHEGIAAFWRLAIEPIATFRFVIRDSFANGSTCANVGTIHTAFADGGATHTDLVMVYTVGDDGRVRSMRAFWEPERTMATYQAPAG, from the coding sequence ATGACGACCTCGCTCCCGTCCGCGATCAGCTCACCCGCCGTCGAGTGGCACGCCAGCCTCGAGGAGCACCCGGCGCGGCTGGCCTCGATGCGCTCCTACTCCGCGGTGGCCAAGGGCGACCTCGAGGAGTGGCTCGGGGTCTACGCCGAGGACGCGGTGCTGGAGGACCCGGTCGGCCCCTCGATGTTCGACCCCGAGGGCCGCGGCCACCACGGCCACGAGGGCATCGCCGCCTTCTGGCGCCTGGCGATCGAGCCGATCGCGACCTTCCGCTTCGTCATCCGCGACTCCTTCGCCAACGGCTCGACCTGCGCCAACGTCGGCACCATCCACACCGCCTTCGCCGACGGCGGCGCGACCCACACCGACCTGGTGATGGTCTACACCGTCGGCGACGACGGCCGGGTCAGGTCCATGCGCGCCTTCTGGGAGCCCGAGCGCACGATGGCCACCTACCAGGCCCCCGCCGGGTAG
- a CDS encoding PspA/IM30 family protein, producing the protein MLDSGRETAEASDFWAAQDVGPVLARWRAELKRADRLHVVVPAPGQDRTEATWRTIAELVGVEAEGLPVREPARAPLGPVGLGVLRHVNRAVDDRAQVRTSRLVLDEQLRTREPGGAPVGLSPELHDELCELADTWGKAVAEGGYDLVGDTAHLHPASPLGLGTRPGAPYAADTSTTEQRLASATDALADLLVETTRLREQTTELEAKVAKLARKKATLKARLAAAIS; encoded by the coding sequence GTGCTCGACAGCGGGCGCGAGACGGCCGAGGCAAGCGACTTCTGGGCCGCGCAGGACGTCGGGCCGGTGCTGGCCCGCTGGCGCGCCGAGCTGAAGCGGGCCGACCGGTTGCACGTGGTCGTGCCCGCCCCCGGGCAGGACCGCACCGAGGCGACCTGGCGCACCATCGCCGAGCTCGTCGGCGTCGAGGCCGAGGGCCTCCCGGTGCGCGAGCCCGCCCGCGCCCCGCTCGGGCCGGTGGGCCTCGGCGTGCTGCGTCACGTCAACCGCGCCGTCGACGACCGCGCGCAGGTGCGCACCTCGCGCCTGGTGCTCGACGAGCAGCTGCGCACCCGCGAGCCCGGCGGTGCCCCGGTCGGGCTCTCCCCCGAGCTGCACGACGAGCTGTGCGAGCTCGCCGACACCTGGGGCAAGGCGGTCGCCGAGGGCGGCTACGACCTCGTCGGCGACACCGCCCACCTGCACCCCGCGTCGCCGCTGGGCCTCGGCACCCGGCCGGGGGCGCCGTACGCCGCCGACACCAGCACCACCGAGCAGCGCCTGGCCTCGGCGACCGACGCGCTGGCCGACCTGCTGGTGGAGACGACCCGACTGCGCGAGCAGACCACCGAGCTCGAGGCCAAGGTCGCCAAGCTGGCGCGCAAGAAGGCCACCCTCAAGGCCCGGCTGGCCGCCGCCATCAGCTGA
- a CDS encoding RrF2 family transcriptional regulator, producing MRVSAKSDYALRALIEMASRSDRKAVSAEELGRVQDIPHGFLQTILADLRRAGIVMSQRGQSGGWRMAREADGVSVADVIRAVDGPLVSVYGLRPEAVEYNESAEVLQHVWIAARGSLRDVFEQVSIRQLAERDLPPQVTERTADEDAWQPH from the coding sequence GTGCGAGTTTCCGCGAAGTCCGACTACGCCCTGCGGGCGCTGATCGAGATGGCGTCTCGCAGCGACCGCAAGGCTGTGAGCGCCGAGGAGCTGGGGCGGGTGCAGGACATCCCGCACGGCTTCCTGCAGACGATCCTCGCCGACCTGCGCCGCGCCGGCATCGTGATGTCGCAGCGTGGCCAGTCCGGCGGGTGGCGGATGGCCCGCGAGGCGGACGGCGTCTCGGTCGCCGACGTGATCCGGGCCGTCGACGGCCCGCTGGTCTCCGTCTACGGCCTGCGCCCCGAGGCGGTGGAGTACAACGAGTCCGCCGAGGTGCTCCAGCACGTCTGGATCGCCGCGCGCGGCTCGCTGCGCGACGTCTTCGAACAGGTCTCGATCCGCCAGCTGGCCGAGCGCGACTTGCCACCGCAGGTCACCGAGCGCACCGCCGACGAGGACGCCTGGCAGCCGCACTGA
- a CDS encoding acyl-CoA dehydrogenase, which yields MSHYKSNLRDIEFNLFEVLGRDEVLGTGPFGEVDSDTAREILAEVDRMAREELAASYEDSDRNPPVFDPETSTAPIPESFKKSYQAWMDSEFWRLQIREELGGTPAPSSLVWALGELVLGSNAPVWMYGAGAPFAGVVHRNGNDRDKRIAQIMVERQWGATMVLTEPDAGSDVGAGRAKATQNDDGSWNIEGVKRFITSAEHDMSENIMHLVLARPVGVEGVGGPGTKGLSLFLLPKYHFDHETGELTGERNGVYVTNVEHKMGIKVSNTCEVTFGEKEPAKGWLLGEVHNGIAQMFQVIENARMMVGTKAIATLSTGYLNALEFAKSRQQGADLTQSGDKTAPRVAITAHPDVRRSLMVQKSFSEAMRSLVFYTAAWQDKIMVAEHEGTMDSEETKLAEAVNDLLLPIVKGYGSERSWVLLGTESLQTFGGSGFLQEYPIEQYVRDAKIDTLYEGTTAIQGQDFFFRKIVKDQGKALGHLAAEIQGFIDSEAGNGRLKNERQLLATALDDANAMVGHLINDLMSAQDEIRNIYKVGLNTSRLLMVLGDVVCAWLLLRGAEVALEKLGGDVPAKDKAFYEGKVAAAQFFASYNLPKISSERAIAEAVDLSLMDLDEAAF from the coding sequence GTGAGCCACTACAAGAGCAACCTGCGCGACATCGAGTTCAACCTGTTCGAGGTCCTGGGCCGTGACGAGGTGCTGGGCACCGGCCCCTTCGGCGAGGTCGACAGCGACACCGCTCGCGAGATCCTGGCCGAGGTCGACCGGATGGCTCGCGAGGAGCTGGCGGCGTCGTACGAGGACAGCGACCGCAACCCGCCGGTCTTCGACCCGGAGACCAGCACCGCGCCGATCCCGGAGTCCTTCAAGAAGAGCTACCAGGCGTGGATGGACTCGGAGTTCTGGCGCCTGCAGATCCGCGAGGAGCTGGGCGGCACCCCCGCCCCCTCGAGCCTGGTCTGGGCGCTCGGCGAGCTCGTCCTGGGCTCCAACGCCCCGGTCTGGATGTACGGCGCGGGCGCGCCGTTCGCCGGGGTCGTGCACCGCAACGGCAACGACCGCGACAAGCGCATCGCCCAGATCATGGTCGAGCGCCAGTGGGGCGCCACCATGGTGCTGACCGAGCCCGACGCGGGCTCCGACGTCGGCGCCGGCCGAGCCAAGGCCACCCAGAACGACGACGGCTCGTGGAACATCGAGGGCGTCAAGCGCTTCATCACCTCGGCCGAGCACGACATGAGCGAGAACATCATGCACCTCGTGCTCGCCCGCCCCGTGGGCGTCGAGGGCGTCGGCGGCCCGGGCACCAAGGGCCTCTCGCTCTTCCTGCTCCCGAAGTACCACTTCGACCACGAGACCGGTGAGCTGACCGGCGAGCGCAACGGCGTGTACGTCACCAACGTCGAGCACAAGATGGGCATCAAGGTCTCCAACACCTGCGAGGTGACCTTCGGCGAGAAGGAGCCGGCCAAGGGCTGGCTGCTCGGCGAGGTCCACAACGGCATCGCCCAGATGTTCCAGGTCATCGAGAACGCCCGGATGATGGTCGGCACCAAGGCCATCGCCACCCTCTCGACCGGCTACCTCAACGCGCTGGAGTTCGCGAAGTCGCGCCAGCAGGGCGCCGACCTGACCCAGTCGGGCGACAAGACCGCGCCCCGCGTGGCGATCACCGCCCACCCCGACGTGCGCCGCTCGCTGATGGTGCAGAAGTCGTTCTCGGAGGCCATGCGCTCGCTGGTGTTCTACACCGCCGCGTGGCAGGACAAGATCATGGTCGCCGAGCACGAGGGCACCATGGACTCCGAGGAGACCAAGCTCGCCGAGGCGGTCAACGACCTGCTGCTCCCGATCGTCAAGGGCTACGGCTCCGAGCGCTCGTGGGTGCTGCTGGGCACCGAGTCGCTGCAGACCTTCGGCGGCTCCGGCTTCCTGCAGGAGTACCCGATCGAGCAGTACGTCCGCGACGCCAAGATCGACACCCTCTACGAGGGCACGACCGCGATCCAGGGCCAGGACTTCTTCTTCCGCAAGATCGTCAAGGACCAGGGCAAGGCTCTGGGCCACCTGGCCGCCGAGATCCAGGGCTTCATCGACAGCGAGGCCGGCAACGGTCGCCTGAAGAACGAGCGCCAGCTGCTGGCCACCGCCCTCGACGACGCCAACGCGATGGTCGGCCACCTCATCAACGACCTGATGAGCGCCCAGGACGAGATCCGCAACATCTACAAGGTGGGTCTCAACACCTCCCGCCTGCTGATGGTGCTCGGCGACGTCGTCTGCGCCTGGCTGCTGCTGCGCGGCGCCGAGGTCGCGCTGGAGAAGCTGGGCGGCGACGTGCCGGCCAAGGACAAGGCGTTCTACGAGGGCAAGGTCGCGGCCGCGCAGTTCTTCGCGTCCTACAACCTGCCCAAGATCAGCAGCGAGCGCGCGATCGCCGAGGCGGTCGACCTGTCGCTGATGGACCTCGACGAGGCCGCGTTCTGA
- a CDS encoding HNH endonuclease gives MQSLHQRATQLKAQPDEDRTHAQIIADLFVARLTGQITATHTPIALNIVISAEALLGDGSDADEPAEVVPMYGGAGGPIPASVARNLLACAPEMGTRVRRLFADTDQLVAMESTSRTFDGLLRQFITLRDRTCRTPWCNAPIRHHDHITPDHAGGPTSTLNGQGLCAACNQLKEEPGWHHKVLHHYDLDPHDVEITSPAGQTTHSRAPDPPGLLPPEPTWVLESPGHWVLTA, from the coding sequence ATGCAGTCCCTGCACCAACGCGCCACCCAGCTCAAGGCCCAACCCGACGAGGACCGCACCCACGCCCAGATCATCGCCGACCTGTTCGTGGCCCGCCTGACCGGCCAGATCACCGCCACCCACACCCCCATCGCCCTCAACATCGTGATCTCCGCCGAAGCACTCCTCGGCGACGGCTCCGACGCCGACGAGCCGGCCGAGGTCGTGCCGATGTACGGCGGCGCCGGCGGACCCATCCCCGCCTCCGTGGCCCGCAACCTCCTGGCCTGCGCCCCCGAGATGGGCACCCGGGTACGCCGACTCTTCGCCGACACCGACCAGCTCGTCGCCATGGAATCCACCAGCCGGACCTTCGACGGGCTGCTGCGCCAGTTCATCACCCTGCGCGACCGCACCTGCCGCACCCCGTGGTGCAACGCCCCCATCCGCCACCACGACCACATCACCCCCGACCACGCCGGCGGCCCCACCAGCACCCTCAACGGCCAAGGCCTCTGCGCCGCCTGCAACCAGCTCAAGGAAGAACCCGGCTGGCACCACAAGGTGCTGCACCACTACGACCTCGACCCCCACGACGTCGAGATCACCTCACCCGCCGGCCAGACCACCCACTCCCGCGCCCCCGACCCACCCGGCCTCCTCCCACCCGAACCCACCTGGGTCCTGGAATCACCAGGCCACTGGGTCCTCACCGCCTGA
- a CDS encoding ABC transporter ATP-binding protein, translated as MSTPAVRMNALTKTFAAPVGSHGPPVKAVDAVDLTIRPGEVVAFLGPNGAGKTTTVDMLLGLTEPTSGSVEVYGVSPRRAVAAGRVSAVLQTGGLLPDFTVRETVRAVAALHGRPDRVDHVLERAGLGELAGRLVQACSGGEQQRLKFALALVPDPDLVVLDEPTTGMDVGARRDFWDTMRADAAAGRTIVFATHYLAEADEFADRTVLMARGRIVADAPTVEVRAAYGGRSVTFRPPPEAVHPEGVDPAWLEQVRDRLAPLGVTDLDVSSASLEAAFLALTATPEEALR; from the coding sequence ATGAGCACACCAGCGGTCCGGATGAACGCCCTGACCAAGACCTTCGCCGCCCCGGTCGGCAGCCACGGCCCACCGGTCAAGGCCGTCGACGCGGTCGACCTGACCATTCGGCCCGGCGAGGTCGTCGCCTTCCTCGGCCCGAACGGAGCCGGCAAGACCACCACCGTCGACATGCTGCTCGGGCTCACCGAGCCGACCAGCGGCAGCGTCGAGGTGTACGGCGTCTCCCCGCGGCGCGCGGTCGCCGCCGGCCGGGTCTCGGCGGTGCTGCAGACCGGGGGGCTGCTGCCCGACTTCACCGTCCGGGAGACGGTCCGCGCGGTCGCGGCGCTGCACGGCCGACCCGACCGGGTCGACCACGTCCTCGAGCGCGCCGGGCTCGGCGAGCTGGCCGGGCGACTGGTGCAGGCCTGCTCGGGCGGCGAGCAGCAGCGCCTCAAGTTCGCGCTTGCCCTGGTGCCCGACCCCGACCTGGTCGTGCTCGACGAGCCGACCACCGGGATGGACGTCGGCGCCCGCCGCGACTTCTGGGACACCATGCGCGCCGACGCGGCCGCCGGGCGCACCATCGTCTTCGCGACCCACTACCTCGCCGAGGCCGACGAGTTCGCCGACCGCACCGTGCTGATGGCCCGGGGCCGGATCGTCGCCGACGCGCCGACCGTCGAGGTGCGAGCGGCGTACGGCGGGCGCAGCGTCACCTTCCGCCCGCCCCCGGAGGCGGTGCACCCCGAGGGCGTGGACCCCGCCTGGCTCGAGCAGGTGCGCGACCGCCTGGCCCCCCTGGGGGTCACCGACCTCGACGTCTCCAGCGCCAGCCTCGAGGCAGCGTTCCTGGCGCTCACCGCGACCCCTGAGGAGGCCCTGCGATGA
- a CDS encoding ABC transporter permease, producing MTTLSTSTSTAAATTATTWRTRLLAYGRLDLRRLLRDRTGMFFAVALPAFLFVVFGLGDDEPYGSGNVGLYVMISMAAYGAVTATTTVAGSAVHEQTTGWGRQLALTPVPPLAFVAVKTAVAMVVAAVPIALIYTIGAATGARGNAFDWVASAVVVWLGSSVFALYGLAVCLVLRGQNASSIASGLIVILAFLGNVFTPMDGVVLAIGRLTPLYGYAGLARYPLSEGHLPIDAGHDPVWLLIANVVAWTLTFAALAVWGLRRRRERV from the coding sequence ATGACGACCCTGAGCACCAGCACCAGCACCGCCGCCGCGACCACGGCGACCACGTGGCGCACTCGCCTGCTGGCCTACGGCCGCCTCGACCTGCGGCGGCTGCTGCGCGACCGGACGGGGATGTTCTTCGCGGTCGCGCTGCCCGCCTTCCTCTTCGTCGTCTTCGGGCTGGGCGACGACGAGCCCTACGGCAGCGGCAACGTCGGGCTCTACGTGATGATCTCGATGGCGGCGTACGGCGCCGTCACGGCCACCACGACCGTGGCCGGGTCGGCGGTCCACGAGCAGACCACGGGCTGGGGACGTCAGCTGGCGCTGACCCCGGTCCCGCCGCTGGCCTTCGTCGCGGTGAAGACCGCGGTGGCGATGGTCGTCGCTGCCGTCCCGATCGCCCTGATCTACACCATCGGCGCCGCGACGGGAGCCCGCGGCAACGCCTTCGACTGGGTGGCCAGCGCCGTCGTCGTCTGGCTCGGCTCGAGCGTCTTCGCGCTCTACGGCCTCGCCGTGTGCCTGGTCCTCCGCGGCCAGAACGCCTCGAGCATCGCCTCCGGGCTGATCGTGATCCTGGCCTTCCTGGGCAACGTCTTCACCCCCATGGACGGCGTGGTGCTGGCCATCGGACGTCTCACCCCGCTCTACGGGTACGCGGGGCTGGCGCGCTACCCCTTGAGCGAGGGCCACCTGCCGATCGACGCCGGGCACGATCCGGTGTGGCTGCTGATCGCTAACGTGGTCGCGTGGACCCTGACCTTCGCAGCGCTCGCCGTGTGGGGGCTGCGCCGCCGGCGGGAGCGGGTGTGA
- a CDS encoding sensor histidine kinase, with the protein MTQSPWERWTWVVAGVWLVFLTYPVVETFQADLSAVARAATLATLAAFAGVYLLGFAVWRRHALPVWCALVALGLATAPAIGIEAVGLTPYLGAFSALMVPAPWWRWTTAISAVLPLVSLIGGGFPAFFFLMVWPIIGFCTAIRVFAELDVRAARTRAELALTAERERVARDVHDVLGHSLTALAIKAELASRLVDLDPARARAELDSIQETARQALAEIRATVGGLRAAGLEDELRSVPGLLADAGIDTRVRGEVADTDPRHRALLAWVLRESVTNVLRHARASHVTVELSSTGLAVTDDGTGLSGAHAEGNGLRGMRERVSAAGGTLLLAHGEPTGTRVEVRLP; encoded by the coding sequence GTGACCCAGTCCCCCTGGGAGCGGTGGACCTGGGTGGTCGCGGGGGTCTGGCTGGTGTTCCTGACCTACCCCGTCGTCGAGACCTTCCAGGCCGACCTCTCCGCGGTCGCCCGGGCGGCGACCCTCGCGACGCTGGCGGCCTTCGCGGGGGTCTACCTGCTGGGCTTCGCCGTGTGGCGTCGGCACGCGCTGCCGGTGTGGTGCGCACTCGTGGCCCTGGGTCTGGCCACAGCGCCTGCCATCGGCATCGAGGCGGTCGGGCTGACGCCCTACCTCGGGGCGTTCTCGGCGCTGATGGTGCCGGCCCCGTGGTGGCGCTGGACGACTGCCATCTCCGCGGTCCTGCCGCTGGTCTCCCTGATCGGTGGCGGCTTCCCCGCGTTCTTCTTCCTGATGGTCTGGCCGATCATCGGCTTCTGCACCGCGATCCGGGTCTTCGCGGAGCTCGATGTGCGCGCCGCGCGCACCCGCGCCGAGCTGGCGCTCACCGCCGAGCGCGAACGGGTCGCCCGCGACGTGCACGACGTGCTGGGCCACTCCCTGACCGCCCTGGCCATCAAGGCCGAGCTCGCGAGCCGGCTCGTCGACCTCGACCCCGCCCGGGCCCGCGCGGAGCTGGACTCGATCCAGGAGACGGCCCGCCAGGCCCTGGCCGAGATCCGCGCGACCGTGGGCGGGCTGCGGGCCGCCGGCCTCGAGGACGAGCTGCGCTCGGTGCCGGGACTGCTGGCCGACGCGGGCATCGACACCCGGGTCCGCGGTGAGGTCGCCGACACCGACCCACGGCACCGCGCCCTGCTCGCCTGGGTGCTGCGCGAGTCGGTCACCAACGTCCTGCGCCACGCCCGCGCCTCCCACGTCACCGTCGAGCTCTCCTCGACCGGCCTCGCGGTCACCGACGACGGCACCGGTCTGAGTGGCGCCCACGCCGAGGGCAACGGGCTGCGCGGCATGCGCGAGCGGGTGTCAGCGGCCGGCGGGACGCTGCTGCTGGCCCACGGCGAGCCGACCGGGACCAGGGTCGAGGTGCGGCTGCCGTGA